A genomic stretch from Pontibacter liquoris includes:
- a CDS encoding pyridoxal phosphate-dependent aminotransferase: MYEQEEVRPVLSDRITALAESQTIAMAKKGRELAAQGYDVINLSFGEPDFQTPDYIKEAAKQAIDEGFTFYTPVAGIPELRQAIADKFLRDNNLTYKPENIVVSTGAKQSIANAVLCLVNPGDEVIILSPYWVSYEEIVKLAEGVPVPVQGRLENDYKVTAEQLENAITSNTKLVMYSSPCNPTGAVFSAEELLAMATVLQKHPQVHVIADEIYEYINFEGHHASMASIDFIRDRVITVNGFSKGYAMTGWRVGYLAATKEIASACDKMQSQITSGTNSIAQKAATAALLGGSASSLEMTEAYRRRRDLVLDLMADIPGFKTYVPSGAFYIFPDVSYYFGKQYEDITIASALDLSMYLLSDAHVALVSGEAFGAPQCIRFSYATSDDKLVEALRRIKNSLAKLQ, from the coding sequence ATGTACGAACAAGAAGAGGTACGCCCTGTATTATCGGACCGAATTACTGCGCTGGCAGAATCACAGACGATTGCAATGGCCAAAAAAGGCCGCGAACTGGCGGCACAAGGGTATGATGTAATTAACCTGAGTTTCGGGGAGCCTGACTTCCAGACACCAGACTATATAAAAGAGGCCGCCAAGCAGGCCATCGACGAAGGGTTCACCTTTTACACGCCTGTGGCCGGTATTCCGGAGTTGCGGCAGGCTATTGCTGATAAGTTTCTGCGCGATAACAACTTAACGTATAAGCCCGAGAATATTGTGGTTTCGACCGGCGCCAAGCAAAGTATAGCCAACGCGGTGCTGTGCCTGGTAAACCCCGGCGACGAAGTGATCATCCTTTCACCTTACTGGGTTTCTTACGAAGAGATCGTGAAGCTGGCAGAGGGCGTGCCTGTGCCGGTGCAGGGACGACTGGAAAATGACTATAAAGTAACGGCAGAGCAGCTGGAAAACGCCATCACGTCCAACACCAAGCTGGTCATGTATTCTTCGCCCTGCAACCCTACCGGTGCCGTGTTCAGTGCCGAAGAGCTGCTGGCTATGGCCACGGTGCTGCAGAAGCATCCGCAGGTACATGTTATTGCCGACGAGATCTACGAATACATCAATTTTGAAGGGCACCACGCCAGCATGGCCAGCATCGACTTTATCCGCGACCGGGTAATCACGGTGAATGGCTTTTCAAAAGGTTATGCCATGACGGGCTGGCGGGTAGGTTACCTGGCCGCCACAAAGGAAATAGCTTCGGCCTGTGATAAAATGCAAAGCCAGATCACGTCCGGCACTAACTCCATTGCCCAGAAAGCAGCCACTGCAGCCCTGCTGGGCGGAAGCGCCTCCTCGCTGGAAATGACGGAAGCATACCGCCGCCGCCGTGACCTGGTGCTGGACCTGATGGCCGATATCCCGGGCTTTAAGACCTATGTGCCCAGCGGCGCGTTTTATATCTTCCCGGACGTGAGCTATTACTTTGGCAAACAATACGAAGATATAACCATTGCTTCTGCCCTGGATTTAAGTATGTACCTGCTGAGCGATGCCCACGTGGCGCTGGTAAGTGGCGAAGCATTCGGTGCGCCGCAGTGCATCCGCTTCTCTTACGCTACCTCCGACGATAAATTGGTGGAGGCCTTGCGGCGCATTAAAAACAGCCTGGCAAAGCTTCAATAA
- a CDS encoding gliding motility-associated C-terminal domain-containing protein, translated as MSPLNINGFLYKLLFTWLLLAISYQCAWAQCTMPTAPVIQTEGTTNTICTGGSLILKVVDPAPRPGLKYTWSNGTTGVDRINVTKAGKYSVIVTDENGCTGTSNIIEVTQSKTLKRPTIEASGPTSVCEVGSVTLSVPAITGASYEWKKDGVTFAKGVNSIVVTEPGEYTILETNPCGPVYSRNKVDFIIDHPVPSFSVIADGPLQFCPGDSVMLYAPDVPNATYVWKKDGVAFGDSLQEQAIKEAGTYTVELVNTCGVFVSNNKLTAAILPAPVPPKTTGGGGCKDSPITLKASGGTNGMYRWYTSEFGGTPIKGAVNDTFVTPPLRESYTYYVAISNGSCDSFRTPVEAKVEEIPPQPAITYTGALSVCNGEVVRLAGQKIAGAIYQWKKDGKIIPNAQDSVYYAAESGTYSLEFSNLCGARASSKPVTVEIRKVVTPPTVQNDGSCEPASLTLLAFGGDVNGYRWYENPVSADPIPNATGATFVTPRLEKSHTYYVSVVKDGCESERVPVEAIITTPPKANAGKTVVIEQGKGAELQGSGGVQYHWEPATGLSNPNIANPIASPQETITYHLTVTNEAGCQDTASVVVLVEKALKIPNAFSPNGDGVNDTWHVGGITEFPGVKLEVFTRWGNKIFESDSYQNEWDGTYRGSRLPENTYMYIFTLPSKRQITGYVNLVQ; from the coding sequence ATGTCCCCTTTAAATATAAACGGATTTCTATACAAGCTTCTATTTACCTGGCTGCTCCTGGCCATTTCATACCAGTGTGCCTGGGCACAATGTACCATGCCCACGGCGCCGGTCATCCAGACGGAAGGCACGACTAACACCATCTGTACCGGCGGTAGCCTGATCCTGAAAGTAGTGGATCCGGCTCCCCGCCCGGGTTTAAAGTATACCTGGAGCAACGGCACCACTGGCGTGGATCGCATCAACGTGACCAAGGCCGGAAAATATTCTGTGATCGTGACAGACGAGAATGGCTGTACGGGTACCTCCAATATAATAGAGGTAACACAAAGTAAAACGCTGAAGCGCCCGACAATTGAGGCCTCAGGGCCTACTTCGGTGTGCGAGGTGGGCAGCGTAACCTTGTCGGTGCCGGCAATTACCGGCGCCTCTTACGAATGGAAAAAGGATGGCGTAACCTTTGCCAAAGGCGTGAATAGCATTGTGGTAACAGAGCCAGGCGAATACACAATCTTGGAAACCAACCCCTGCGGACCGGTATACAGCCGGAATAAAGTTGACTTTATCATTGACCATCCCGTACCATCTTTTTCTGTCATCGCAGACGGCCCGCTGCAGTTCTGCCCCGGCGACAGTGTGATGCTTTATGCGCCCGATGTTCCGAACGCCACGTATGTCTGGAAAAAAGATGGCGTAGCATTCGGGGATAGCTTGCAGGAGCAGGCCATAAAAGAGGCCGGTACTTATACGGTAGAACTGGTAAACACCTGTGGCGTATTTGTCAGCAACAACAAATTGACGGCTGCCATCCTGCCGGCGCCTGTTCCGCCAAAAACAACCGGCGGCGGCGGTTGCAAAGATTCCCCGATAACACTTAAGGCCAGCGGCGGCACAAACGGCATGTACCGTTGGTATACCAGTGAGTTTGGCGGAACCCCCATTAAGGGCGCTGTGAACGATACTTTTGTGACTCCTCCGCTGCGCGAGAGCTATACGTACTATGTGGCCATTAGCAACGGCAGCTGCGATAGCTTCCGGACACCCGTAGAGGCTAAAGTGGAAGAGATCCCGCCTCAGCCAGCTATTACGTATACCGGCGCCCTTTCGGTTTGTAACGGGGAGGTTGTCCGGCTAGCCGGCCAGAAGATTGCGGGCGCCATTTACCAATGGAAAAAGGATGGCAAGATCATCCCCAATGCACAAGACAGCGTGTACTACGCCGCAGAGAGCGGCACTTACTCTCTGGAGTTCAGCAACCTTTGCGGAGCCAGAGCATCCTCTAAACCGGTAACAGTAGAGATACGGAAAGTGGTAACGCCGCCAACGGTGCAAAACGATGGTTCCTGTGAGCCTGCCAGCCTTACCCTGCTTGCTTTCGGCGGTGATGTGAACGGCTATCGATGGTATGAAAACCCGGTAAGTGCCGATCCGATCCCCAACGCTACAGGGGCCACGTTCGTAACCCCCAGACTCGAAAAGTCCCATACTTACTATGTGTCGGTGGTAAAGGACGGGTGCGAGAGTGAGCGCGTACCAGTAGAGGCGATCATCACCACGCCTCCGAAAGCAAATGCCGGCAAAACCGTGGTGATCGAGCAGGGGAAGGGCGCCGAGTTGCAGGGAAGCGGCGGTGTGCAGTATCATTGGGAGCCGGCCACCGGCCTGAGCAACCCCAACATTGCCAACCCGATTGCCAGCCCGCAGGAGACGATCACCTACCACCTGACGGTTACAAACGAAGCAGGCTGCCAGGATACCGCCTCTGTGGTAGTGCTGGTAGAAAAAGCCCTGAAGATTCCCAACGCGTTCTCGCCAAACGGCGATGGCGTGAATGATACCTGGCATGTGGGCGGCATAACCGAGTTCCCGGGCGTGAAGCTGGAAGTGTTTACCCGCTGGGGAAATAAGATATTTGAAAGTGATTCGTATCAGAACGAGTGGGACGGTACCTACCGGGGTAGCCGCTTACCCGAAAATACCTACATGTACATTTTTACACTACCGAGCAAACGGCAGATTACCGGCTACGTGAACCTTGTCCAATAG
- the recR gene encoding recombination mediator RecR, with translation MNFPSKLIENAVEELAKLPGIGRKTALRLALHLLKEESEESFSLAEALVKMRTEVKHCKECHNISDTEICNICANPLRDRSLLCVVSDIRDVIAIENTSQYKGLYHVLGGVISPLEGVGPSDLHIDSLLERLPASEVKEVLLAISPTMEGDTTAFYLTRKLRDSAVRITTIARGVPVGGELEYTDEITLGRSIVERTAYGRV, from the coding sequence ATGAATTTTCCGTCCAAACTGATTGAGAATGCCGTGGAAGAGCTGGCAAAGCTGCCCGGCATCGGCAGGAAAACAGCTCTGCGCCTGGCGCTGCATCTGCTCAAAGAAGAGTCGGAGGAGTCGTTTTCGCTGGCCGAGGCACTTGTGAAGATGCGCACCGAAGTAAAGCACTGCAAAGAGTGCCACAACATTTCGGATACCGAGATCTGTAACATCTGCGCCAACCCGCTCCGCGACCGCAGCCTGCTGTGCGTGGTGAGCGACATCCGCGATGTGATTGCCATTGAGAATACGTCGCAGTACAAAGGGCTTTACCACGTGCTGGGCGGCGTTATTTCACCGCTCGAAGGTGTGGGGCCATCCGATCTGCACATCGACTCGCTGCTTGAGCGACTGCCTGCTTCCGAAGTCAAGGAAGTGCTGCTGGCCATTAGCCCGACCATGGAAGGGGATACCACCGCCTTTTACCTGACGCGGAAGCTACGCGACAGTGCGGTCCGCATTACCACCATTGCCCGCGGCGTGCCGGTAGGTGGGGAACTGGAGTATACCGACGAAATAACATTGGGTAGAAGTATAGTAGAGCGCACCGCTTACGGCAGGGTTTAA
- a CDS encoding PorP/SprF family type IX secretion system membrane protein, producing the protein MKRPQLKTILPFLLWMVVSLAAMGQQKPQYNQYVINNYLLNPAIAGIEEYVDVRIGARQQFTGVDGAPSTQYVSAHMPLGYTSYGHNDRNVQQAPSFSSLRNNPMIKPKPHHGIGLMVVHDEIGAFSRTEASFAYAYHLLLSKEIKLAAGASAGIIQESVSASKLEFFDPADPTDVDWNAVKPNLNMGLWLYSSNFYVGVSGAQLFANDVHFDDTIDDRNHQSRHYFVTGAYKFELTDRLSLIPSVMAMWVQPLPGSIDFNLRGVYDNRFWVGGSYRENGSFAALAGVNLSSTFDVGYSYDTGMSGQNGVNSGSHEVVVGIRLLNKRKVFCPSNLW; encoded by the coding sequence ATGAAAAGACCGCAACTGAAAACAATCCTACCCTTTCTGTTATGGATGGTTGTGTCGCTGGCAGCGATGGGGCAGCAAAAGCCGCAGTATAACCAGTACGTGATCAACAACTACTTGCTTAACCCCGCTATTGCGGGCATAGAGGAGTATGTGGATGTGAGAATAGGCGCCCGGCAGCAGTTCACCGGCGTAGACGGCGCGCCCTCTACCCAATATGTGAGTGCCCATATGCCGCTTGGTTATACCTCGTATGGCCACAACGACCGCAATGTGCAACAGGCCCCTTCGTTCAGCAGCCTGCGGAACAACCCGATGATCAAACCCAAGCCGCACCATGGCATCGGCCTGATGGTGGTGCATGATGAGATCGGGGCATTTTCCAGAACCGAAGCCAGCTTTGCCTATGCTTACCACCTGTTGCTGAGCAAAGAAATTAAGCTGGCAGCCGGAGCCTCGGCAGGCATTATACAGGAAAGCGTGAGTGCCAGCAAACTGGAGTTCTTCGACCCCGCGGACCCGACGGACGTGGACTGGAATGCTGTGAAGCCTAATCTGAACATGGGCCTCTGGCTGTACAGCAGCAACTTTTATGTGGGCGTATCGGGTGCTCAGTTGTTTGCCAACGATGTGCATTTCGATGATACAATAGATGACCGTAACCACCAGTCGCGCCATTATTTTGTAACGGGCGCCTATAAGTTCGAGCTGACCGACAGGCTCAGCCTGATTCCTTCGGTGATGGCCATGTGGGTGCAACCCCTGCCAGGCTCCATTGATTTTAATTTGCGGGGCGTATACGACAACCGCTTCTGGGTAGGCGGCTCTTACCGCGAGAACGGGAGCTTTGCCGCACTGGCCGGCGTAAACCTGAGCTCTACCTTTGATGTGGGTTACTCTTACGACACGGGTATGAGCGGACAGAACGGGGTGAACAGCGGCAGCCACGAAGTAGTGGTGGGTATCCGGCTGCTGAACAAGCGAAAAGTATTCTGCCCTTCCAACCTGTGGTAA
- a CDS encoding bifunctional heptose 7-phosphate kinase/heptose 1-phosphate adenyltransferase — protein sequence MNQITSLEDIFSAFNRLRVLVVGDVMIDSYLWGKSTRISPEAPVPIVNLVKREQRLGGAANVALNVQAMGAMPLLCSVIGNDQDGADYLRLMAEKGLPTEGIVQSPERVTTIKHRVIAGAQQLLRIDSEIEHNLSEKEEQQLEARFLQLLEKADVVIFEDYDKGVFSAQNIQRFISLAKARAIATVVDPKKKNFLSYVGCTLFKPNLKELKEGLKLDFADEDQADFEQAVVQLQDRLQTSQVLVTLSERGVFVAEGATKTYIEAHRRAISDVSGAGDTVISIAALCMALKTSLPFMAGLSNLGGGLVCEQVGVVPINRQRLLEEARRIRLFETHEHRVA from the coding sequence ATGAATCAGATTACAAGTTTAGAAGATATCTTTTCGGCATTTAACAGGCTACGTGTGCTAGTAGTGGGCGACGTGATGATCGACTCCTACCTATGGGGCAAATCTACGCGTATCTCGCCGGAAGCGCCGGTGCCGATCGTGAACCTGGTGAAGCGCGAGCAACGCCTGGGCGGCGCGGCCAACGTAGCTCTGAACGTGCAGGCTATGGGCGCCATGCCCCTGCTTTGCTCGGTTATTGGCAACGACCAGGACGGGGCAGATTACCTGCGCCTGATGGCCGAGAAAGGCCTGCCTACCGAGGGCATTGTGCAGAGCCCCGAGCGGGTGACCACGATCAAGCACCGGGTCATTGCCGGGGCCCAGCAATTGCTGCGCATCGATTCGGAGATAGAGCACAACCTGTCGGAAAAGGAAGAGCAGCAGCTGGAGGCACGCTTTCTGCAGCTGCTTGAAAAGGCGGACGTGGTGATCTTCGAGGATTATGACAAAGGCGTTTTTTCTGCCCAAAACATCCAGCGGTTTATTTCGCTGGCCAAGGCGCGCGCCATTGCCACCGTGGTAGATCCTAAAAAGAAGAACTTCCTGAGTTATGTGGGTTGCACGCTCTTTAAGCCAAACCTGAAAGAACTGAAGGAAGGCTTAAAGCTGGACTTTGCAGACGAGGACCAGGCTGATTTTGAACAGGCTGTGGTGCAGCTGCAGGACCGCCTGCAAACCAGCCAGGTGCTGGTCACGCTGTCGGAGCGGGGCGTTTTTGTAGCCGAGGGCGCCACCAAGACCTATATCGAAGCGCACCGCCGCGCCATCTCGGATGTGTCGGGTGCCGGCGATACGGTGATCAGCATCGCTGCCCTGTGCATGGCCCTTAAAACGTCGCTGCCCTTTATGGCTGGCCTGAGTAACCTGGGCGGTGGTCTGGTTTGCGAGCAGGTAGGCGTAGTACCCATAAACAGGCAGCGCCTGCTGGAGGAAGCCCGCCGTATCAGGCTATTTGAAACCCATGAACACAGAGTCGCTTAA
- a CDS encoding MarC family NAAT transporter has product MEIILATFSALFSVVNPFGAMPVFLTLTQDDTPLQRNQQALKACLYMVGILAVFFLAGQYVLNFFGIRIHDLRIAGGLMIMRAGFDLLTPGASKKKISSDVVEEGQQKEDISFTPLAMPMLSGPGAIAVSIAMYTTSLSYLDMTLILVAIVLLAIVSYIILRFSHQLTRYMGKSGLAALSRIMGFIVLSIGVNFIVSAIYALFFTGR; this is encoded by the coding sequence ATGGAAATCATACTTGCCACGTTCTCGGCCCTGTTCTCTGTTGTAAATCCTTTCGGCGCCATGCCGGTATTTCTTACGCTTACCCAGGACGACACTCCCCTGCAACGCAACCAGCAGGCCCTCAAGGCATGTTTATACATGGTGGGCATTCTGGCGGTGTTTTTCCTGGCGGGCCAGTATGTGCTAAACTTTTTCGGCATCCGCATCCACGACCTGCGCATAGCCGGCGGCCTGATGATCATGCGCGCGGGGTTTGATTTACTTACCCCCGGTGCCAGCAAGAAGAAGATCTCGTCGGATGTGGTGGAAGAAGGGCAGCAGAAAGAAGATATTTCGTTCACCCCGCTGGCCATGCCCATGCTTTCCGGTCCCGGCGCCATTGCGGTAAGTATCGCCATGTATACCACGTCGCTCTCTTACCTGGACATGACGCTGATCCTGGTGGCGATCGTGCTGCTGGCAATTGTTTCCTACATCATCCTGCGCTTCTCGCACCAGCTTACCCGTTACATGGGCAAGTCCGGGCTGGCAGCCCTTTCCCGCATCATGGGCTTTATCGTACTCTCTATTGGCGTTAACTTCATCGTATCGGCTATTTATGCCTTGTTCTTTACCGGACGGTAG
- a CDS encoding TrkH family potassium uptake protein: protein MNTESLNRRLYDTKLLAYSIMRKTTYVLTILSVGLLLYAHGVVEDPKELQQLYYIIDGILAVFVVIYFLRILYTFERVKFLRRTWFEGLLMGIIFLNQFCTYVLGIPLIYNVFESIGIPLSVELYRAAVSLYMLVLLVVELVETRIYLKTIQLKPSFVFILSFIFLIFAGAGILMLPRMTNVPNGIRFIDALFMSTSASCVTGLAVVDPGTYFTFSGQVVLLLLIQMGGLGILTFTTFFISLMRQGVGIKQHVAMHEILESESLITSKHMFRNLVLLTFAIEGLGAVAVFLTWGPQAQFTDLGSKIFFSVFHSVSAFCNAGFSLYPQGLYTEPIRYSYVLHLVIAMLIIFGGLGFPTIVDVFSPKAMRERLASPWKEWKMLSRITIYVSAALLALGTVGFFFLEYYNTLSDKNLAEALVTSFFQSTTTRTAGFNTVDISALTVPTMLLFIFLMFIGGSPGSTAGGIKTTTFAVILLAVSTTIRNKRHLEIGRRTVPHSVAYKAFSVFTFAVLLNMVFLFILTISDAQYDVIKLAMEQVSAFATVGLSTGITAGLSDVGKTVIILSMFIGRVGTITLAVALSTRTKSTSYKYPETHLVVG from the coding sequence ATGAACACAGAGTCGCTTAACAGACGCTTATACGATACCAAGTTGTTGGCGTATTCCATTATGCGCAAAACAACGTATGTGCTTACCATTCTTTCGGTTGGGTTGCTGTTGTATGCGCATGGCGTGGTAGAAGACCCCAAAGAGCTGCAGCAGCTGTATTATATCATTGATGGCATCCTGGCGGTATTCGTGGTGATATACTTCCTGCGGATCCTGTATACCTTTGAGCGCGTCAAGTTCCTGCGGCGCACCTGGTTTGAGGGCCTGTTGATGGGCATCATCTTCCTTAACCAGTTTTGCACCTATGTGCTGGGCATTCCGCTTATCTACAATGTTTTCGAAAGTATAGGCATTCCCCTTTCAGTGGAACTGTACCGGGCGGCCGTATCGCTTTACATGCTGGTGCTGCTGGTCGTGGAACTAGTGGAGACAAGGATCTACCTGAAAACCATTCAGCTCAAGCCATCGTTTGTTTTCATCCTGAGCTTTATCTTCCTGATTTTTGCAGGAGCGGGGATCCTCATGCTTCCCCGGATGACGAATGTACCGAACGGCATACGCTTTATCGATGCGCTGTTTATGTCCACAAGCGCCTCCTGCGTTACGGGCCTGGCCGTAGTAGACCCCGGCACTTACTTCACCTTTTCGGGGCAGGTGGTGCTGTTGCTGCTGATCCAGATGGGCGGCCTTGGTATACTTACGTTCACCACCTTTTTTATTTCGCTGATGCGGCAGGGAGTAGGGATTAAACAGCACGTGGCCATGCACGAGATACTGGAAAGTGAGTCGCTGATTACGAGCAAGCACATGTTCCGCAACCTGGTTTTACTTACGTTTGCTATCGAAGGGCTGGGGGCTGTTGCCGTCTTCCTGACCTGGGGGCCACAGGCGCAGTTTACCGACCTGGGCAGCAAAATCTTCTTCTCGGTTTTCCATTCGGTTTCCGCGTTCTGTAACGCCGGTTTTTCCCTTTACCCGCAGGGGCTTTACACCGAGCCCATCCGCTATTCGTATGTGCTGCACCTGGTTATAGCCATGCTCATCATCTTCGGCGGCCTGGGCTTCCCGACCATTGTGGATGTGTTTTCCCCGAAAGCCATGCGCGAGCGGCTCGCATCGCCCTGGAAGGAATGGAAGATGCTCTCGCGGATAACCATTTACGTATCGGCTGCGCTGCTGGCCCTGGGAACTGTCGGGTTTTTCTTTCTGGAGTATTATAACACCCTGTCAGACAAAAACCTGGCCGAGGCGCTGGTCACCTCCTTTTTTCAGTCTACCACCACCCGTACGGCCGGTTTCAACACCGTGGATATCTCGGCGCTCACTGTGCCCACCATGCTGCTTTTTATTTTCCTGATGTTCATCGGTGGTTCTCCTGGTTCCACGGCGGGCGGCATCAAGACCACTACTTTTGCTGTCATCCTGCTGGCCGTGTCCACCACCATCCGCAACAAGCGGCACCTGGAAATAGGCCGGCGCACTGTTCCGCACTCGGTTGCTTATAAAGCGTTTTCGGTCTTTACATTTGCCGTGCTCCTGAACATGGTTTTCCTGTTTATACTTACCATTTCAGATGCGCAGTATGATGTTATAAAGCTGGCGATGGAGCAGGTATCCGCTTTTGCAACCGTGGGCCTGAGCACAGGTATAACAGCCGGCTTATCGGATGTGGGTAAAACGGTCATTATCCTGTCGATGTTTATTGGCCGGGTGGGGACCATTACGCTGGCCGTGGCCTTAAGTACCCGAACGAAATCGACCAGTTATAAATACCCGGAAACACACCTGGTGGTAGGCTAA
- the hemE gene encoding uroporphyrinogen decarboxylase has product MQLKNDLLIRAAKGEVVERTPVWLMRQAGRILPEYRAVRNSLSGFKELVETPELAAEVTIQPVDILDVDAAIIFSDILVVPEAMGCTYEMVEKRGPYFPKTIRTEEDLKHLRIADPHEHLHYVLEAIRVTKRALNGRVPLIGFAGAPWTILAYMVEGSGSKTFSHARGMLYTNPALAHQLLRMITDTTIAYLKAQVEAGANLIQVFDSWAGILSPAHYRTFALPYIAEICNAIRNVPVTIFAKGAFFALEDFAQLNCETIGLDWNMEPAKVRQLVGPNKTLQGNMDPCLLYSSFDTIQHDTIRMLKEFGPHRHIANLGHGVYPDTDPEKVKCFVQTVKEYGSLRNH; this is encoded by the coding sequence ATGCAACTGAAAAACGATCTGCTTATAAGAGCCGCCAAAGGCGAGGTGGTGGAGCGTACCCCGGTCTGGCTCATGCGCCAGGCGGGCCGCATTTTACCGGAATACAGGGCTGTGCGCAACAGCCTGAGTGGTTTTAAAGAGCTGGTAGAAACGCCCGAGCTGGCTGCCGAGGTCACTATCCAACCAGTGGATATCCTGGATGTGGACGCTGCCATTATCTTCTCTGATATTCTGGTAGTGCCGGAAGCAATGGGCTGCACATACGAGATGGTGGAAAAGCGGGGGCCATACTTTCCTAAAACCATCCGCACCGAAGAAGACCTTAAACACCTGCGTATTGCCGACCCGCACGAGCACTTGCATTATGTGCTGGAAGCTATCCGGGTTACCAAGCGTGCCCTGAACGGCCGTGTGCCGCTGATCGGGTTTGCCGGGGCTCCCTGGACGATCCTGGCGTATATGGTGGAAGGCAGCGGCTCTAAAACATTTTCGCATGCGCGCGGCATGTTGTATACTAACCCTGCGCTGGCGCATCAGTTGCTGCGCATGATCACCGACACGACTATTGCCTACCTGAAAGCACAGGTAGAGGCCGGTGCCAACCTGATCCAGGTGTTCGATTCCTGGGCGGGCATTCTTTCGCCGGCGCACTACCGTACCTTTGCCCTGCCTTACATTGCCGAGATCTGCAATGCTATCCGCAATGTGCCGGTCACGATATTTGCCAAAGGCGCCTTTTTTGCCCTCGAGGATTTTGCACAGCTTAACTGCGAGACCATTGGCCTGGACTGGAATATGGAACCCGCAAAGGTTCGGCAGCTGGTAGGCCCGAACAAAACCCTGCAGGGCAACATGGACCCTTGCCTGCTTTACAGCTCTTTCGACACCATCCAGCACGACACGATCCGGATGCTGAAGGAGTTCGGGCCGCATCGCCACATTGCCAACCTTGGGCACGGCGTGTACCCGGATACCGACCCGGAAAAAGTGAAATGCTTTGTGCAAACGGTAAAGGAATATGGCAGCCTGCGTAATCACTGA
- a CDS encoding 5-(carboxyamino)imidazole ribonucleotide synthase: MKGEVKLGILGGGQLGRMLLQAGLDFNLYTLVLDPDENAPCKDLCNEFFVGSFRDYDTVYEFGKNCDVLTIEIEHVNCDALQQLELEGVKVYPDARTVRTIQDKGLQKEFFHKHNIPTADFILVADKTELTEQQAFLPAFQKLRREGYDGRGVTRLTNNADFGKAFEEPSVLEKLVDFEKELSVIVARNPSGEVTAFPVVELSFHPEHNLVDSLFAPANIPYKLQRHAIEIATRVIEAFGMVGILAVEMFLTKDGAILVNEVAPRPHNSGHHTIKANYTSQYEQHLRAITGLPLGSTEIQCAAVMLNLLGEPGYDGEATYEGLQEALAVPGVYIHLYGKKFTRPARKMGHITVLGQTLEEAQQRAASVKNVIKVKA, from the coding sequence ATGAAAGGAGAAGTAAAGCTGGGCATACTGGGCGGCGGGCAGCTGGGCCGCATGCTGCTGCAGGCCGGACTGGATTTTAACCTCTATACCCTGGTGTTGGACCCCGACGAGAATGCCCCCTGCAAAGACCTTTGCAACGAGTTCTTCGTGGGCAGTTTCCGCGATTACGACACCGTCTATGAATTCGGCAAAAACTGCGACGTGCTCACCATCGAGATCGAGCACGTGAACTGTGATGCCCTGCAACAGCTGGAGCTGGAAGGCGTAAAGGTTTACCCTGATGCCCGCACGGTGCGCACCATACAGGACAAAGGCCTGCAAAAAGAGTTTTTCCACAAACACAACATACCAACCGCTGATTTTATACTTGTAGCGGATAAGACCGAGCTAACAGAACAGCAAGCCTTTCTGCCCGCTTTTCAGAAGTTGCGCCGCGAAGGGTATGATGGCCGGGGCGTAACCCGCTTAACAAATAACGCAGACTTTGGAAAAGCCTTCGAAGAACCGTCAGTGCTGGAGAAACTCGTGGATTTTGAAAAAGAGCTTTCCGTGATCGTGGCCCGCAACCCCAGCGGCGAAGTAACCGCTTTTCCGGTGGTGGAACTCAGCTTCCATCCCGAGCACAACCTGGTAGACTCGCTTTTTGCACCGGCCAATATCCCGTACAAACTCCAGCGTCATGCCATCGAAATTGCCACTCGTGTGATCGAAGCCTTTGGGATGGTAGGAATACTTGCCGTGGAAATGTTTCTGACAAAGGACGGCGCCATCCTGGTAAATGAAGTGGCCCCGCGGCCACACAACAGCGGTCACCACACGATCAAAGCAAACTATACCTCGCAATACGAGCAGCACCTGCGCGCGATAACCGGCCTGCCGCTGGGCTCCACCGAGATCCAGTGTGCCGCCGTGATGCTGAACCTGCTGGGAGAGCCGGGTTATGATGGCGAGGCAACGTATGAGGGCCTGCAGGAGGCGCTGGCCGTACCGGGCGTATACATCCACCTGTATGGTAAAAAGTTTACCCGGCCGGCCCGCAAAATGGGACATATCACCGTGCTGGGACAGACCCTGGAAGAGGCGCAGCAACGTGCTGCGTCGGTAAAAAATGTGATCAAAGTAAAAGCATAA